A DNA window from bacterium contains the following coding sequences:
- a CDS encoding nucleoside deaminase, giving the protein MRDEFLSEAIRLSFEAVRNGIGGPFGAVIVKGNEIIGRGCNQVTSTKDPTAHAEIVAIRQACQRLGSFHLKGCELYSSCEPCPMCLAAIYWAKIDKVFYSLTGRHAAEIGFADDYISRELSLPIPQRQLPMMQVTRPDALIAFKEWQNKHDEIVY; this is encoded by the coding sequence ATGAGAGACGAATTTCTCAGCGAAGCCATCCGGTTGTCTTTTGAAGCTGTGCGCAACGGAATCGGCGGACCATTTGGCGCCGTGATCGTGAAAGGGAATGAAATCATCGGCAGAGGCTGCAATCAAGTCACGTCAACCAAAGATCCCACCGCACATGCCGAGATCGTGGCGATTCGGCAAGCGTGCCAGCGGTTGGGCAGTTTCCATCTGAAAGGATGTGAGCTCTACTCCAGTTGTGAGCCGTGTCCGATGTGCCTCGCTGCCATTTATTGGGCCAAAATCGATAAGGTCTTTTATTCACTCACAGGAAGGCACGCCGCTGAAATCGGTTTTGCCGATGATTACATCTCCAGAGAGTTGTCGTTGCCAATTCCTCAACGACAGCTTCCGATGATGCAAGTGACGCGGCCGGACGCTTTGATCGCATTCAAAGAGTGGCAGAATAAGCATGATGAAATCGTGTATTGA
- a CDS encoding PLP-dependent aspartate aminotransferase family protein, translating to MKTNSTHKSTKAIHAGELKDSVFGEVSVPIFQSSTFSFPSAEDGAARFAGEKSGYIYTRMGNPTINALEECIAALENGYAGMATASGMAAITTVYLALLGQGAHVVGTDSVYGPTRVVLEKEFSRFGVAATFVDTSNLDNLRRAIRANTRMIFVETPANPTMAVTDIHEAAEMAHQHDAIMVVDNTFASPYLQRPLDLGADVVVHSMTKSINGHSDVVAGMIITKNEKLCKRIKPMLNLFGGTMDPHQAWLVLRGVRTMPLRVERSQENAQKMASFLQQHPKVTWVRYPGLPDHPQHAIAKKQMDGFGSMICFGVKNGLEGGKTVMNNVRLFTLAVSLGGVESLIEHPASMTHATVPRHEREQAGIVDELVRISVGCEDFDDLRDDLDQALNKISG from the coding sequence ATGAAAACAAACTCGACACACAAATCCACCAAAGCGATTCATGCTGGAGAGCTGAAAGATTCCGTATTTGGAGAAGTCTCGGTCCCGATCTTTCAAAGCTCGACTTTTTCATTCCCCAGCGCCGAGGACGGCGCGGCGCGTTTTGCCGGAGAAAAATCCGGCTACATTTACACGCGCATGGGCAACCCAACCATCAACGCCCTGGAGGAATGTATTGCGGCACTGGAAAACGGCTACGCCGGCATGGCGACCGCCTCGGGCATGGCTGCCATCACTACAGTTTACCTGGCCTTGCTCGGCCAAGGCGCGCACGTGGTCGGCACGGATTCCGTTTACGGCCCAACGCGCGTGGTGCTGGAAAAGGAATTTTCACGTTTTGGCGTGGCCGCGACGTTTGTCGATACTTCGAATTTGGATAATCTCAGACGCGCCATCCGTGCCAACACCAGAATGATCTTTGTCGAAACGCCGGCAAATCCGACCATGGCGGTGACGGATATTCATGAAGCTGCGGAGATGGCCCACCAGCATGACGCAATCATGGTGGTTGACAATACTTTTGCTAGTCCCTATTTGCAACGTCCTTTGGATTTGGGCGCCGACGTGGTGGTGCACAGCATGACCAAGTCCATCAACGGTCACAGCGATGTGGTCGCCGGAATGATCATCACGAAAAATGAAAAGCTTTGCAAGAGGATCAAGCCGATGCTGAACTTGTTCGGCGGCACGATGGATCCGCATCAAGCGTGGCTGGTCTTGCGCGGCGTGCGCACCATGCCGCTACGAGTGGAGAGAAGTCAGGAGAACGCGCAGAAGATGGCGAGCTTTCTGCAGCAGCATCCCAAAGTGACGTGGGTGCGCTATCCTGGCTTGCCGGATCATCCCCAACACGCGATTGCCAAAAAGCAAATGGACGGTTTCGGCAGCATGATCTGCTTCGGCGTCAAGAACGGCCTTGAGGGCGGAAAGACGGTCATGAACAACGTTCGCTTGTTCACGCTCGCCGTTTCACTCGGCGGCGTGGAATCGTTGATCGAACATCCTGCTTCCATGACGCATGCCACCGTTCCCCGACATGAAAGAGAACAAGCCGGCATCGTCGATGAGTTGGTGAGAATCTCGGTAGGTTGTGAAGACTTTGATGATCTTCGTGATGATCTGGATCAAGCGTTAAACAAAATCTCAGGCTGA
- a CDS encoding arsenic efflux protein: MFILEIVVQTLQVTILVFLMMIVIDFIDVKTRGHFRRLMQGGPWRQYTVASLLGATPGCVGAFMNVSMYIHGFLSFGAIVAGMIATSGDEAFVMLAKFPAQALLLFGILFIVAIPLGRLSDLLAKRLHIVPCKDCDLHEIHQEENVRGHYLKEHIWKHIIKRHLWRVLLWTFFALLLVQLGLRYWELESFVKQNMGLVFLLSVLIGIIPESGPHLIFVMMFADGLIPFSVLLASSISQDGHGMLPLLSYTVRDTLLIKAFNVGAALLVGGVAYWLGW; this comes from the coding sequence ATGTTCATTTTGGAAATAGTCGTGCAAACGCTGCAGGTTACGATCCTCGTGTTTCTCATGATGATCGTGATCGATTTCATCGACGTCAAAACGCGCGGGCATTTTCGCCGGCTGATGCAGGGCGGCCCCTGGCGGCAGTATACGGTCGCTTCTTTGCTGGGGGCCACGCCGGGATGCGTCGGCGCCTTCATGAACGTCAGCATGTACATCCACGGCTTTTTGAGTTTTGGTGCGATCGTGGCGGGCATGATTGCCACCTCCGGCGATGAAGCCTTTGTCATGTTGGCGAAGTTTCCCGCGCAAGCCCTGCTGCTGTTCGGAATACTGTTCATCGTCGCCATTCCGCTGGGCCGGCTCTCGGATTTGCTGGCGAAACGGCTGCACATCGTTCCCTGCAAGGATTGCGATCTTCACGAGATTCATCAGGAAGAAAACGTTCGCGGTCACTATTTGAAAGAGCACATCTGGAAGCACATCATCAAGCGCCACCTCTGGCGCGTGTTGCTCTGGACGTTTTTTGCGCTGTTGCTGGTGCAACTTGGCCTGCGCTACTGGGAGTTGGAGAGTTTTGTCAAACAAAACATGGGCCTGGTTTTCTTGTTGAGCGTGCTCATCGGCATCATCCCGGAATCCGGACCCCATCTGATTTTTGTGATGATGTTCGCGGACGGATTGATTCCCTTTTCCGTGTTGTTGGCCAGCTCCATCTCGCAAGATGGCCACGGCATGCTGCCGCTGTTGTCCTATACGGTGCGCGACACGCTGTTGATCAAGGCTTTCAATGTTGGCGCTGCGTTGTTGGTCGGTGGCGTGGCCTACTGGTTGGGGTGGTGA
- a CDS encoding metal ABC transporter permease: MLELIVFMSPPLVACLAIVAIHAYLGIHVLQREIIFVDLALAQIAALGTTVGLLLGIHAEDNLSVLFSFGFVFLGAAIFAMTRMRRQIIPQEAMIGIVYAIATGAAILVADQSPGGAEHIKEILTGTLLWITWPEIWKILAVYVVVAAFHWMLRRKFILISENYEHAVAEQGGLVKFWDFLFYISFGVVIVLSVRVAGIMLVFSFLVVPAAISMLFSQRWRTKMLIGWCVGTIASLAGLYTSYRLDFPSGPTIVCYLGLLLILAWPLRAWLIRPAPKMKTVAAPQSAETG; encoded by the coding sequence ATGCTTGAACTGATCGTCTTCATGTCGCCACCGCTGGTGGCGTGTCTGGCAATCGTGGCGATTCATGCCTACCTGGGCATTCACGTGCTGCAGCGTGAGATCATCTTTGTCGATTTGGCGCTCGCCCAAATTGCGGCGTTGGGCACTACCGTTGGTCTGCTCCTGGGAATTCATGCAGAAGATAATTTGTCGGTTCTGTTCTCCTTCGGCTTCGTGTTTCTCGGCGCCGCCATTTTTGCCATGACCCGCATGCGCCGGCAAATCATTCCGCAAGAAGCCATGATTGGTATTGTGTATGCGATTGCCACCGGCGCCGCAATTCTGGTGGCTGATCAGTCGCCGGGCGGCGCCGAGCATATCAAAGAAATTCTCACCGGCACTTTGTTGTGGATCACCTGGCCGGAGATTTGGAAAATTCTCGCCGTCTATGTCGTGGTCGCCGCATTTCATTGGATGCTGCGCCGGAAGTTCATATTGATTTCGGAGAACTATGAGCACGCCGTGGCCGAACAAGGCGGGCTGGTCAAGTTTTGGGATTTTCTCTTCTACATTTCTTTCGGCGTCGTGATTGTGCTCTCGGTGCGCGTGGCCGGCATCATGCTGGTGTTCTCTTTTTTGGTTGTGCCCGCCGCCATCAGCATGTTGTTCTCCCAGCGCTGGCGCACCAAGATGCTCATCGGTTGGTGCGTCGGCACGATCGCGAGCCTGGCCGGCCTTTATACCTCATATCGTCTCGATTTCCCCAGCGGCCCGACCATTGTGTGCTACTTGGGGCTGTTGCTGATTCTGGCATGGCCTCTCCGGGCCTGGTTGATCCGGCCCGCCCCCAAGATGAAGACAGTGGCAGCGCCGCAGTCAGCAGAAACAGGGTGA
- a CDS encoding metal ABC transporter substrate-binding protein, with the protein MRNANRKWATVFGKALAVVLAFGETGYGQPHEEQQGPAMQERSRNGIPITVITSLPSYASIAQFVGGDLVAVESISAGNQEAHFVQPKPSYALKMNKADLFITTGLDLELWVPALLDKARNRNIMEGAIGYVSAATDVPMLEKPETNPDRALGDVHIYGNPHIHTSPVNAKIIAENILVGLKKVAPEHSATFTANYAAFCDRIDRSLFGEQLVEILGGEMLSKMLLSGALFEFLETKEYGGEKLIDKLGGWLQEALPLRGRKVICYHKDWSYFARDFGLEVVDYIEPKPGIPPTTKHVKEMIDKITSQKLQVLIVANYYEKNTPNMIAARTGIQAVFIPLDVGGEPGVNTYFDLIDYWIDKLNEAFAIQTGIIR; encoded by the coding sequence ATGCGAAATGCAAACCGGAAATGGGCGACAGTATTTGGCAAGGCACTCGCCGTGGTTTTGGCTTTCGGGGAAACTGGTTACGGTCAACCTCATGAAGAACAGCAAGGCCCGGCGATGCAAGAACGGTCACGCAACGGAATCCCAATAACAGTCATCACCAGTCTGCCGAGCTATGCTTCGATTGCGCAATTCGTCGGCGGTGATTTGGTCGCGGTGGAATCCATTTCCGCGGGAAATCAGGAAGCGCACTTTGTGCAGCCCAAGCCGAGCTATGCTTTGAAGATGAATAAGGCCGACTTGTTCATCACCACTGGCCTGGATTTGGAGCTCTGGGTGCCGGCGTTGCTGGACAAGGCGCGCAATCGCAACATCATGGAAGGCGCAATTGGCTACGTGAGCGCGGCCACCGATGTTCCGATGCTGGAGAAGCCCGAGACTAATCCCGATCGCGCGCTGGGCGACGTGCACATTTATGGCAATCCGCATATTCACACCAGCCCGGTCAACGCCAAAATCATCGCAGAGAACATTCTCGTCGGCTTGAAGAAAGTCGCGCCGGAACATTCTGCCACGTTTACCGCCAATTACGCGGCTTTCTGTGATCGCATCGATCGTTCACTGTTTGGCGAGCAACTGGTGGAGATTCTCGGCGGAGAAATGCTCTCCAAAATGTTGCTCTCCGGCGCCTTGTTTGAATTTCTGGAAACGAAAGAGTACGGCGGAGAAAAACTGATCGACAAGCTGGGTGGCTGGTTGCAGGAAGCCCTGCCGCTGCGCGGCCGGAAAGTCATTTGCTACCACAAGGATTGGAGCTACTTCGCGCGTGATTTCGGTCTGGAGGTCGTGGATTACATCGAGCCCAAACCGGGCATTCCGCCAACGACCAAGCATGTCAAGGAGATGATCGACAAGATTACCAGTCAAAAACTGCAAGTCTTGATCGTGGCAAACTACTACGAAAAGAACACGCCCAACATGATTGCCGCGCGCACAGGTATCCAAGCGGTTTTTATCCCTCTCGACGTTGGCGGCGAGCCGGGTGTGAATACTTATTTTGATTTGATTGATTATTGGATTGATAAACTCAACGAGGCATTCGCGATACAAACGGGAATAATCCGTTAA
- a CDS encoding sigma 54-interacting transcriptional regulator: MRDSHSKALPPAHAQTILDSIADGVFTVDEKMRITYFNRAAEKITGVSRREAIGQYCFEVLRANVCERTCSLRCSFETGEQTINRHVNILRADGKQIPISISTAVLRDDNGNIVGGVETFRDLSTLEELQKEIKRAYTFEDIVAKNHQMLKIFDFLPNLAESESTVLIQGPSGSGKELFARAIHNLSARRRAPFVPVNCGALPDTLLESELFGYVKGAFTDAKKDKPGRFALAKGGTIFLDEIESLTSAMQVKLLRVLQEREFEPLGATVPITAEVRVIAATKDDLAALVEQGDFRDDLYFRLNVVKLQLPALAERRDDIPLLINHFIDKFNRKMGRNLARVSDEVLGVLLQYAFPGNVRELENIIEHAFVMCRGEEIQLQHLPPEFSQVQSAVHAPAPAPQPLQDAERQTILTALQKHNWNKVETAKALGLHRTTLWRKMKEYRLA, translated from the coding sequence ATGCGCGATTCTCATTCCAAAGCACTGCCGCCCGCACATGCACAAACCATCCTGGACAGCATTGCCGACGGCGTGTTCACCGTCGATGAGAAGATGCGCATCACGTACTTCAATCGTGCCGCGGAAAAAATCACCGGCGTTTCCCGCCGGGAGGCGATTGGGCAGTACTGCTTCGAAGTCTTGCGCGCCAATGTCTGTGAACGAACCTGCTCGTTGCGCTGCTCATTTGAAACCGGCGAGCAAACCATCAACCGCCACGTCAACATCCTGCGCGCGGACGGCAAACAGATTCCGATCAGCATCAGCACCGCCGTGCTGCGCGATGACAACGGCAACATCGTGGGCGGCGTCGAGACGTTTCGCGACCTTTCCACGCTCGAGGAATTGCAGAAGGAAATCAAGCGCGCTTACACGTTTGAAGACATCGTTGCCAAGAATCATCAAATGCTGAAAATTTTTGATTTTCTTCCCAATCTCGCAGAGAGTGAAAGCACCGTTTTGATTCAAGGCCCGAGCGGCTCTGGCAAGGAACTGTTTGCGCGCGCGATCCACAATTTGAGTGCGCGCCGGCGCGCCCCGTTCGTACCGGTGAACTGTGGCGCGTTGCCGGATACGTTGCTGGAATCCGAGCTTTTTGGATATGTCAAAGGCGCTTTCACGGACGCCAAGAAAGACAAGCCCGGGCGCTTTGCGTTGGCGAAAGGCGGAACGATCTTTTTGGATGAGATCGAAAGCTTGACGTCCGCGATGCAAGTGAAGCTGCTCAGAGTCTTGCAGGAACGCGAGTTCGAGCCGCTGGGCGCCACTGTGCCCATCACAGCGGAGGTTCGGGTCATCGCCGCCACCAAGGATGATCTTGCCGCCCTGGTCGAGCAAGGTGACTTTCGCGATGATTTGTATTTCCGCTTGAACGTGGTCAAGCTGCAATTGCCGGCCTTGGCGGAACGGCGGGACGACATTCCGCTGCTGATCAATCATTTCATCGACAAGTTCAACCGGAAAATGGGGCGCAACCTCGCGCGCGTTTCCGATGAGGTTTTGGGTGTGCTTTTGCAGTACGCCTTTCCGGGAAATGTCCGGGAACTCGAAAACATCATCGAACACGCCTTTGTCATGTGCCGGGGTGAGGAAATCCAATTGCAGCATCTCCCGCCGGAATTTTCCCAGGTGCAGTCCGCGGTTCACGCACCTGCCCCCGCTCCTCAGCCGTTGCAGGATGCCGAACGCCAAACCATTCTCACGGCTCTGCAAAAACACAACTGGAATAAAGTGGAAACCGCGAAAGCGCTGGGCTTGCACCGCACCACTCTTTGGCGAAAAATGAAAGAGTATCGCCTGGCTTGA
- a CDS encoding DPP IV N-terminal domain-containing protein: protein MTGNKIAFASFESQQNPRSDIFIMEMDGSNLTNVTSKLGDSYMPSFSPDGSKLTFVCNGEIYLMDCDGGNARRLTANSSAKYKSFPIFSPDGTQIAFFAKTGDYTSKLDIYVVNTDGSHLARLTHQEAESLYPCYSPDGLKIVYWAGLTTNEEKYYTDIFVMDASGNGKLNLTPNAGYNCFPRYSPDGTKIVFISQRAGDQEYALYLMNAEGSNQHRIFASNRMVTFPQFTPDGAKIVFLLYTASTNQSDTDICIIDASGANFKNLTNSAYRDWGPVVAKDGTSMVFESDRDGNDEIYVMNIDGSNPTRLTNRPNRVDFQPTFQFHE from the coding sequence ATGACGGGAAACAAAATCGCGTTTGCCTCATTTGAATCCCAACAGAATCCGCGCAGTGACATCTTCATTATGGAAATGGATGGCAGCAATCTTACCAATGTGACCAGCAAGCTGGGCGACAGCTATATGCCCAGTTTCTCTCCGGACGGTTCCAAACTGACATTTGTCTGCAACGGCGAGATCTACCTGATGGATTGTGACGGCGGGAATGCCAGGAGATTGACGGCCAACAGCAGCGCCAAGTACAAATCATTCCCCATTTTCTCGCCGGACGGCACCCAAATTGCGTTCTTCGCCAAGACGGGCGACTACACCAGCAAGTTGGATATTTATGTGGTCAACACCGACGGCTCGCATCTGGCCAGACTGACGCACCAGGAGGCTGAGAGTCTTTATCCATGCTATTCACCGGATGGCTTGAAAATCGTGTATTGGGCGGGCCTCACCACGAACGAAGAAAAGTACTACACGGACATCTTTGTGATGGACGCCAGCGGAAACGGCAAGCTCAACTTGACCCCGAACGCCGGCTACAACTGCTTCCCGCGGTATTCGCCGGATGGCACGAAAATCGTCTTCATCTCACAGCGCGCTGGCGACCAGGAGTATGCTTTGTACCTCATGAATGCCGAGGGTAGCAACCAGCATCGGATCTTCGCGTCGAATCGCATGGTCACTTTTCCTCAGTTTACCCCCGATGGCGCAAAGATCGTTTTTCTGCTCTATACCGCCAGCACCAACCAGAGCGATACCGACATCTGTATCATCGATGCCAGTGGCGCGAATTTCAAAAACTTGACGAACAGCGCGTATCGCGACTGGGGCCCCGTCGTTGCGAAGGACGGAACAAGCATGGTCTTCGAGTCAGATCGCGATGGTAATGACGAGATCTATGTCATGAATATCGACGGCAGCAATCCAACCCGATTGACCAACCGGCCCAATCGCGTCGATTTTCAACCGACATTTCAGTTTCATGAGTGA